The Vibrio echinoideorum genome includes a region encoding these proteins:
- the ilvM gene encoding acetolactate synthase 2 small subunit — translation MKRYLLDIKADDKPVLLERVLRVIRHRGFIVKQVAGTQNQESKVASVEIIVDSDRPISFLVNQIEKLWDVRTVDVISISRNELPNNNLQQKINA, via the coding sequence ATGAAAAGATACCTATTAGACATCAAAGCTGATGATAAGCCTGTACTACTAGAGCGTGTTCTTCGTGTCATCCGTCACCGTGGTTTCATCGTTAAACAAGTAGCCGGAACTCAAAACCAAGAAAGCAAAGTCGCGAGCGTTGAGATCATTGTAGACAGTGATCGTCCGATTTCATTCTTAGTGAATCAAATCGAAAAGCTATGGGATGTGCGTACCGTTGACGTTATCTCTATCAGCCGCAATGAACTACCAAATAACAACCTACAACAAAAGATAAATGCATAA
- a CDS encoding YifB family Mg chelatase-like AAA ATPase: MGLAIIHSRASVGVEAPEVTVEVHISNGMPGFTLVGLPETTVKESKDRVRSAIINSRFEFPSKRITVNLAPADLPKEGGRFDLPIALGILVASDQLPTSKIAQHEFIGELALSGELRSVKGVLPATLAADNVQRCLVVPHHNGDQAALVGKGAHKSAQTLLEVCADLCGQAQLGLYRTEHHHVDVSDNRDLQDIIGQQQGKRALEIAAAGNHNLLFLGPPGTGKTMLASRLRDLLPEMSNEEAMETASVASLTQQEINQYNWKQRPFRSPHHSSSMAALVGGGSIPRPGEISLAHNGLLFLDEMPEFERKVLDSLREPLESGEIIISRVAGKTRFPARFQLVGALNPSPTGYYEGNQARANPQIILRYLNRLSGPLLDRFDMSLEIPLLPKGMLAEGGDRGETTKVVKERVKQARQLMLARNHKSNALLGSREIEKYCPLRREDAEFLETALHRLGLSIRAYHRIIKVARTIADLEGNEQIEKKHLSEALGYRAMDRLLKQLSAQAV, encoded by the coding sequence ATGGGACTCGCGATAATTCATAGCCGAGCTAGTGTGGGTGTAGAAGCACCTGAAGTGACTGTAGAGGTGCATATCAGCAATGGAATGCCCGGTTTTACGTTGGTGGGTTTACCTGAAACGACGGTCAAAGAATCTAAAGATCGAGTGAGAAGTGCCATTATTAATTCTCGCTTTGAGTTTCCATCGAAAAGAATTACGGTCAACTTAGCCCCAGCTGATTTACCCAAAGAGGGAGGACGTTTCGATCTGCCAATCGCGCTTGGGATTTTGGTGGCGTCGGATCAGTTACCGACATCAAAAATAGCTCAGCATGAATTTATCGGAGAATTAGCGTTATCAGGAGAGTTACGTTCTGTTAAAGGAGTATTACCAGCGACACTCGCTGCTGATAACGTGCAGCGGTGTTTAGTAGTTCCTCATCATAACGGTGATCAAGCTGCGCTAGTGGGTAAGGGTGCGCATAAATCAGCACAAACGTTATTGGAGGTTTGCGCGGACCTGTGTGGTCAGGCTCAACTAGGGTTGTATCGAACAGAGCATCATCATGTCGATGTGTCTGATAATCGTGACTTACAAGATATTATTGGCCAACAGCAAGGCAAGCGAGCATTAGAGATAGCAGCGGCCGGTAACCATAACTTGCTTTTCCTTGGCCCTCCCGGGACTGGCAAGACGATGCTGGCCTCGCGATTGCGCGATCTATTACCTGAGATGAGCAATGAAGAAGCGATGGAAACGGCTTCGGTAGCTTCTTTAACGCAACAAGAGATCAATCAGTACAACTGGAAGCAACGACCTTTCCGTTCCCCACACCATTCGAGTTCGATGGCAGCATTGGTCGGTGGTGGCTCGATACCTCGCCCTGGTGAGATATCTTTGGCGCATAATGGATTATTGTTTCTTGATGAGATGCCAGAATTTGAGCGTAAGGTGCTCGATTCATTGCGAGAGCCGCTAGAGTCGGGCGAGATCATTATTTCACGCGTGGCAGGTAAGACGCGTTTTCCGGCGCGCTTTCAATTGGTGGGTGCGCTTAACCCAAGCCCAACAGGATATTACGAAGGCAATCAAGCCCGAGCCAACCCGCAGATCATCTTGCGTTATCTCAATCGCTTATCGGGGCCATTGCTTGATCGCTTTGATATGTCTCTGGAGATCCCTTTATTGCCTAAAGGGATGTTAGCCGAAGGCGGCGATCGTGGAGAGACGACTAAAGTGGTCAAAGAGAGGGTCAAACAAGCGCGCCAGTTGATGTTAGCTAGGAACCATAAGTCGAATGCACTGCTAGGTAGCCGAGAAATCGAAAAGTATTGTCCATTAAGACGAGAAGATGCGGAGTTTCTAGAGACGGCGCTGCATCGATTAGGCTTATCGATTCGTGCTTATCATCGAATCATCAAGGTAGCGCGAACTATTGCAGACCTAGAGGGTAATGAGCAGATTGAAAAGAAGCACTTATCGGAGGCGCTTGGCTATCGAGCGATGGATCGCTTGCTGAAACAACTCTCGGCTCAAGCTGTGTAG
- the ilvG gene encoding acetolactate synthase 2 catalytic subunit, giving the protein MKGAELVVSALKQQGIETVFGYPGGAIMPIYDALYDGGVEHILCRHEQGAAMAAIGMARATQDVAVCMATSGPGATNLVTGLADAFMDSIPLVAITGQVASSHIGTDAFQEMDVIGMSLSCTKHSYLVTDIEDLAPTLAEAFIVAKAGRPGPVIVDIAKDVQLAESPVKILPEFTPPALPVVTTDAIEQAQYFLSQATRPVLYVGGGVQLAKATDAVREFLRLNPMPAVSTLKGLGTIERDDPHYLGMLGMHGTKAANLVVQESDLLIVVGARFDDRVTGKLDTFAPHAKVIHIDIDAAEFSKLRLADAPIRGDINKIMPQLELSQDISSWVHHSEGLRTSFKWRYDHPGDLIFAPLLLKQLSDMMPASSMVSTDVGQHQMWAAQHIQPRDPQNFITSAGLGTMGFGLPAAMGASVGRPDDQSILISGDGSFMMNVQELGTLKRRQIPVKMVLLNNSRLGMVRQWQSLFFNGRHSETILDDNPDFVMLAKAFDIPGKTITRKEEVGPALKEMLESKTAYLLHVLIDEEENVWPLVPPGASNSEMLENT; this is encoded by the coding sequence ATGAAAGGCGCAGAACTAGTCGTATCCGCACTCAAGCAACAAGGTATTGAGACCGTATTTGGTTACCCAGGTGGTGCCATCATGCCAATCTACGATGCTCTTTATGACGGCGGTGTTGAACACATCCTTTGTCGCCATGAACAAGGTGCTGCAATGGCTGCCATTGGTATGGCGCGTGCAACACAAGACGTGGCTGTTTGTATGGCAACCTCAGGCCCAGGCGCAACGAACCTAGTAACAGGTCTTGCTGATGCCTTTATGGACTCCATCCCACTCGTCGCTATCACTGGTCAAGTTGCTAGCTCCCACATCGGTACTGATGCATTCCAAGAAATGGATGTAATTGGTATGTCTCTGTCATGTACTAAACACAGCTACCTCGTTACCGACATTGAAGATCTTGCGCCAACATTGGCTGAAGCATTTATCGTTGCGAAAGCAGGACGTCCCGGTCCGGTTATTGTCGATATCGCTAAAGATGTTCAACTAGCAGAATCCCCTGTAAAAATTCTTCCTGAATTTACACCACCAGCACTTCCTGTTGTGACAACGGATGCCATTGAACAAGCTCAGTACTTCTTATCTCAAGCGACTCGCCCTGTTTTATACGTAGGTGGTGGCGTTCAACTGGCGAAAGCAACCGATGCAGTTCGTGAGTTTTTACGCCTTAACCCAATGCCTGCCGTAAGCACACTCAAAGGCTTAGGCACTATTGAACGTGACGACCCACACTACCTTGGCATGCTTGGTATGCACGGCACTAAAGCCGCTAACCTAGTGGTTCAAGAAAGTGACTTATTGATTGTTGTTGGTGCTCGTTTTGATGACCGAGTAACCGGCAAACTCGATACCTTTGCACCGCACGCTAAAGTTATCCATATAGATATCGATGCGGCAGAGTTCAGTAAATTGCGTCTTGCTGATGCGCCAATTCGCGGTGACATCAACAAGATCATGCCTCAGCTAGAATTGAGCCAAGACATCTCTTCTTGGGTTCATCACTCTGAAGGGCTACGCACCTCATTCAAATGGCGCTACGACCACCCAGGCGATCTTATATTTGCTCCATTATTGTTGAAGCAGCTATCAGATATGATGCCTGCAAGCTCTATGGTTTCAACTGACGTTGGCCAGCACCAGATGTGGGCCGCTCAGCACATTCAGCCTCGTGATCCGCAAAACTTCATCACCTCTGCCGGCTTAGGCACCATGGGATTTGGTTTACCTGCTGCGATGGGCGCATCGGTTGGTCGTCCTGATGACCAATCTATTCTTATCTCTGGTGATGGTTCTTTCATGATGAACGTGCAAGAACTTGGCACATTAAAACGTCGCCAAATCCCAGTGAAGATGGTTCTTCTTAATAACTCTCGCTTAGGTATGGTTCGCCAATGGCAATCACTGTTCTTTAATGGTCGCCACAGTGAGACGATTTTGGATGACAACCCTGACTTTGTGATGCTAGCAAAAGCGTTTGATATCCCAGGAAAAACCATCACTCGCAAAGAAGAAGTAGGACCCGCTCTTAAAGAGATGCTTGAGAGTAAAACTGCTTATCTACTTCATGTGCTTATCGATGAAGAAGAAAACGTATGGCCACTAGTACCACCTGGTGCTTCAAACAGTGAAATGTTGGAGAACACATAA